In Polyodon spathula isolate WHYD16114869_AA chromosome 23, ASM1765450v1, whole genome shotgun sequence, the DNA window TCATCACAGCTGCAGTTTGAATGCAGCTCTGAGGCAAAGCCAAACTGCAGTCACGGTGTACAACAGTTACATTGCAGTTGAAGTGCACTAGAGCGGCAGCTTTAGTCTACTTGCTGTCCCTGTTCAATACTGAAATGGGTTAAAAGTTCAGTAATAACTATAAAGACTGTATTTAGCATGGGGTGGTTCCTAGCATATACCAGGTATATGTCTGAGAAATCCTTTTGATAATCAACTGTGGGAGACatgtacacaaatacaaatttcacagctgaggcaaaaaaaaaaaacagtgtgccTGAACCCTCTACCACCTATTGTGTTGAATAACATCTGTCCCATCAGACCTCTAGAAAGGACATGATTAGTATTCATCCCCTGACCTTGTGTATGTTCTCTTGCTGGATTGTCTTGTTGCCCAACACTGAAGGTATTACTATGTTAAGCTGGAAACTAAAGCCAGGTTCTGTATATGAGGAATGAAATTCATAACAATGTTAGGTACGTAGAGGTATGGTTGAAATCATGACACAGATCCATCCCATTCTGAATATAAGCTGTTTATGCTACAGCTCACTGGGTCTGTAGCCTACATAAATCTGAAGCTGTCTCATTTTTAACTGCATCAACATACTAACTCATGTCGTGTTTAACACAGTAAATGTTTCCCTGTCTGTCTCTGGCAGTGAAATAAGATACAGTAAGTTTATAGTTTGAAAGAGATAGAGGTGGGAGaaggtacagtaaaacaaaatggcacatttcttttatttataaaaactctAGGAGATGACATCATTAATTTGCACACTGTTGTGTTCATCTAAACACAATGTAGATTAAAATGAAAGCACAGATGACAACCATGTCACAAACAGCAGTACAGCCTGGGCCCTGGCATTATCTCGATCCAATGGTAAAACATTAATGTGCAGACAATGATGGTGCACTGGCCTTCCAAGTATTGCATTGTTCATTGTGCATTCTCAATGTCCCAATGTAGAATTCAGTCCACTACCCCAACTTCTGAACTGCAGGCTGTACTGCATCCCATAGTTCTCGATTACATTTTGGAGCTTGATCAAAAACATGATAATTTCTATCCTGCTAAACATTAACAAACATGTATCTGTAGAGGTTAACTGACATTTCATATTGAATGTGTAAGATATTCTTTCCCTTTCATACAGAAATAATGTTATAGTATTCACTGCTTGGGTCACATCTTCCTGCAAAACGTAAAGGGCTCTGTCCTGTATGATTAAAAGAGGAACTACGGCACAATTGTGTAATGAAGAACCCTTTTTGGATGAGCCATTCGCAGTTATGTACTTCGTAAACTAGCCTTCTTTTTAAACTTCTTCGGGCACAGAAGCTTCATGAAAGCCTTCCTGAAACTGTAGTGGCACAGCGGGTACAGGACAGGGTTGATGGCTGAGTTGATCCAAAGCAGCCAGAAGGACACCTCGTACCAATACCTGGAGATGCAGCTGTCATTGCAGGCAGCCCGAATGATCATCAGCAAGGTGTATGGGGCCCAGCAGACCCCAAATGTGCAAACAATGACGGCCAGAGATTTGGCCACCTTCTTGTCCCTTAGTAGCCTGAAGCGTTGGGCAGTGGTCTGTGAAATGGCACTTGTCCTTTTGCTCATCGAGGGCAGTCTCTGGGAGAACTCACCACCTTTACTTTTCTCGGGACCTTTCTCTTTGGGTGGCAGGTCTCCGGGATTCAACAAGCCTGTTTTCTCAGCTTTGCCCTCCAGCTCCAGGCATGGACCCATTGGCACCAATGTCATGTTCTTGCTTTGGCTCAGCTCCTTGTCTTGTGTGCTGAGTTCAGAGAGTGGATCCAGACCGCTTCCTTTGGGCTCGACCTCCCGTGTCTCCTTATTCAATGCATTTCGAGACTGGGACCGCTGGCGGATGTTCAGGTATATGCTCACATTGAAGAAGGTCACACTGATGAAGGGGGTGAAGAACTCCACAGTGGACGCTGTAATCAGAAAGTACCAGTTGTAGTAGAATTCAGCATAGCACTCCTCCTTTTCAACAATGCTGTGGCCGGCAATGTGCTCCCATGCCATGATAGCAGGTCCATATAATAGGAAAGCCAGGACCCAAACCAGAACCATCTTGGAAACAGCTTGTAAAGTTTTTCTTTGCTGGGCTCTGTATGCAAcctgtgtaaacaaaaaaagcaagcaCTGTTGATAACTTTACTTATTGTATCTGTTAAGGTAAAGTGCCGAATACAGTTGTAAGAAGCTGTAGATGCCTGGGAAGCTTTTAATAACACTTGATATCAACTGCTCAGATATTGTGTGAGTGAAAACTACTACTAGCATTCTTAACTAGCCAAATTCACCATGTCTGCATTGCTAATAAAAACTGAGGAACAAATGATGCAAATGCAAAATGATGCAAAATGATGGTGATCTTGGAGTTGCAGTTTGAGAATAAATTCATTAATAACAATGTTAACGAGAGAAAAAACAGTAGCAGTATATTCTGGCTACATTGGCATGTTTAAATAGCCAGAACCTCTAGACCACTCCACTTCTTTATTGGGATTCACTCTGAAAGAGCCTGAGCAATGCACTATAGTACCAGCATGTGGGGAATTGGCTTATTCTAGGAAATAACTTTTCTGCAAAGCCACTTCAATAGCTGACTGACCTTTCAATAGATAAGCTTGGTGTGAAGTCTGAACAAATTCTCTCAGCTGCCAACAGAATTGAGGGCATCTATTACAATCTGTCACAAAGCTCCGAGGCATCTTTAGAAGCAGGTTATACAAACCCATTCAAACGCTTAACATTTCCCTTTGATGTAAATGTCAGACAACACATTAAAAGTGTTTCACAACTGTTCCATAAATATGCACTTGTTGAACAAGACAGGGTCGTTTCAGGGTCATCAGGCTACAGCTTTGAATCCTGCTTGCAAAGGCATTATGTTCCATTTAATAATGATTAGATGTAATTATAATACGAATGGGTTGTTGTGGAATATGTCATTATGAATAACTGCCAAATTGGCCATCGCATGGTAATTGAATCTAATTATTGAAAACCAATTTGGTTTGTTTCCAGCAGTCGATGAATAGATGTGGGTGGTGTTCATAAGCTCTGATATT includes these proteins:
- the LOC121298453 gene encoding histamine H3 receptor-like, with translation MDSSRDYEMNRSDAIGKPGHLFNGPYSALWTIIICFLIALLVVVTVFGNALVMLAFVVDTSLRTQNNFFLLNLAISDFLVGAFCMPLYVPYVLTGKWIFGKTLCKLWLVMDYLLCTSSVFNIVLISYDRFLSVTRAVAYRAQQRKTLQAVSKMVLVWVLAFLLYGPAIMAWEHIAGHSIVEKEECYAEFYYNWYFLITASTVEFFTPFISVTFFNVSIYLNIRQRSQSRNALNKETREVEPKGSGLDPLSELSTQDKELSQSKNMTLVPMGPCLELEGKAEKTGLLNPGDLPPKEKGPEKSKGGEFSQRLPSMSKRTSAISQTTAQRFRLLRDKKVAKSLAVIVCTFGVCWAPYTLLMIIRAACNDSCISRYWYEVSFWLLWINSAINPVLYPLCHYSFRKAFMKLLCPKKFKKKASLRST